ATCGTGCCCTCCATGTCGAACAGGGCGAGGACCGGCTCCTCACGCTCGCGGATCGTCACCGTGGGGCGCTCGCGATCGCGCTTCGAGAGCTCTCGCAGCGACTGGGTCACGGCCGGGGAGTGCACGTCCTGCAAGTAGTACTTCCAGTCGACCATCGCGGCGTCGAACGGGAACATCGCCTTGTCCTCGGCGCTCAGCGACTCGAAGAGCCCGAGCGTACGGTCGTCGGTGTAGACGACCTCTGTCTCGGTGTACAGGCCGTAGAGGTCGCTGTAGCGCTTCACGAAGTCGACCCGCGCCTTGTCGCGATCGACGCGGCGCACGGCGTCACGCATCGCCTTCGACTTCGGCAGGTGGGTCACGATCTGCTCCGCGATGTCGGTGAAGCGCTCGGCCCGCCGCAGCATGCGCTCGACGGTGAGGTTGCCCGGGAAGTCCCACTCGGGGACCTTGTGCTCGCCCCGGCCCCGCTCTGGCAGCGGGTGCTCCTCGAAGTAGGCACGGATCCATTCGTACAGCTCGAAGAACCGCAACGGGTTCCTCGAGCCCGAGCTCACGTTGTAGTGGTGCACCTGACCGGGCGGCGGCGGGTTCGCCGCGACCGCGAACAAGGCGTTCACGACGAAGTCGACCGGGATGATGTCGATGATCCCCTCCGGGATGCCGGGGAACTCGGGGATCTGCCCGAGGCCGTACGCGCGGATGATCGGGTCGGCCATCTTGAACCCGTCGATCCAGCCCGGGAACGGGTGCGTGTACGCCGACTCGATGATCGACGGGCGCACGATGCTGAGCGGCAGGTTCGCCTCGGCCGCGAGGTCCTCGACCGCCCGCTCGCCCATCGCCTTCGTGAACGTGTAGACGTCGGGCCATCCGAGCGAGCGGGCGCGGGTGCGTCCGTACTCGACGAGCCGCTTCGTCACCCACTTCTGACGGCGTTCCTCCGCGTCGTCGGCGACGGTCGTCGGGCCTGCCCGGGAGTGCTCCTCGCGCGCGAGGTCCATGAACGCGTTCAGCATCTCGGGCTTGCGGCTGGCCGCCTCCACGTCCTTGCGCGCAGCCATCGCGAGCTCGAGTTCGAGCATGTAGTCGACGCGGTGCTCGAGCGGACCCTCGGGGATCACGCCCTTCTGCACGCCGGCCACGTACGCGGTCGACACGTGCACCAGCGCCGGTGCCGAGCCGCTCGCGATCACCCCGCCGTAGAGGTTCATCGCCCCCCGCAGGTTCGTCATGAACCCCTCGTCGATCGGGGGGTCGAAGCTGACGGTGGCCGCGGAGTGCATGGCAACGTCGATGCCGGCCGGGATCTCGGGCTTGCCCCGGCTGAAGTCGCCGTCGATCACGTCGACGCGCTCGTCGAGCATCGCCCTCAGGCCGCTCTCGCCGAGGCGCTCGCGCAGGGTGTCGAAGGCAGGCTTGCGGAAGAGGTACTCGACGCGTTCGCGACTCGTCGTACCGGTCTGACCGCGCACGAGCAGCACCACGCGCGTCTCGGGGAAGTCGGCGAGCAGCCGTTCGAAGACGACCTGCGCGAGGAAACCGGTCACCCCTGTGAGCAACATCGTCTTGCCCGAGAGGGCCTCGACGATCGAGGAAGATGCGGGCTGCCGCGTCTCTACCACACGGCAGATTATGCCTCTCTACCGGTCGGTAGACAAATCGAGGGTCAGATCACGAGGAGAACGCGGTGTCGCCGTCCCGCGACTTCATCAGCTCGTACCACTGACCCTCGTACGCGTCCTTCGGTTCGGAGCCCTCCGGAGCCTCGAGGGTGTCCTCGTCGCGATCCTCGCTGACCCGAGGCACGGCGGTGACGGTGACGGCGGTGTTCCTTCCGCCCGACCGTGCGCGGATCGACTCGAGCCGGGTGATGTGATCGACGACGGCGGCCAGCTCTTCTTCGAGACGGTCACGGTCGTCGATCGACTTCCTGATCGCCTGGTCGAGCGTGGACTCGAGCTCGGCGGCCGCGCGCGCGGCCTCGTCGG
Above is a genomic segment from Actinomycetota bacterium containing:
- a CDS encoding SDR family oxidoreductase, whose product is MVETRQPASSSIVEALSGKTMLLTGVTGFLAQVVFERLLADFPETRVVLLVRGQTGTTSRERVEYLFRKPAFDTLRERLGESGLRAMLDERVDVIDGDFSRGKPEIPAGIDVAMHSAATVSFDPPIDEGFMTNLRGAMNLYGGVIASGSAPALVHVSTAYVAGVQKGVIPEGPLEHRVDYMLELELAMAARKDVEAASRKPEMLNAFMDLAREEHSRAGPTTVADDAEERRQKWVTKRLVEYGRTRARSLGWPDVYTFTKAMGERAVEDLAAEANLPLSIVRPSIIESAYTHPFPGWIDGFKMADPIIRAYGLGQIPEFPGIPEGIIDIIPVDFVVNALFAVAANPPPPGQVHHYNVSSGSRNPLRFFELYEWIRAYFEEHPLPERGRGEHKVPEWDFPGNLTVERMLRRAERFTDIAEQIVTHLPKSKAMRDAVRRVDRDKARVDFVKRYSDLYGLYTETEVVYTDDRTLGLFESLSAEDKAMFPFDAAMVDWKYYLQDVHSPAVTQSLRELSKRDRERPTVTIREREEPVLALFDMEGTIISSNVVESYVWARMADLTPDEWPRELASVFGRIPGYLQIDRRDRGDFLRS